The proteins below come from a single Deltaproteobacteria bacterium genomic window:
- a CDS encoding histidine phosphatase family protein: MSPIYLIRHGETALNANRTLQPPATPLSERGLAQAERLGARMAPLGIARILASDLARAAMTAEAVRKTTGAPLELDAELHERNFGDWRGTPYEQLGFDPFAPGMSPPNGETWEVFHERVVRAWRNVLSVAARTDGPLVVVTHGLVCRGVIAFHAPPAPGLAQPAGFRNTSVSVLERAPSEWRATLIDCVAHLDDARETGAA, encoded by the coding sequence GTGTCACCGATCTACCTCATCCGCCACGGCGAAACCGCGCTCAACGCGAACCGCACGCTTCAGCCCCCCGCGACGCCGCTCTCCGAACGCGGCCTCGCGCAGGCGGAGCGACTCGGAGCGCGCATGGCGCCGCTCGGCATCGCGCGCATTCTCGCGAGTGATCTCGCGCGCGCGGCGATGACGGCGGAGGCGGTGCGCAAGACGACGGGTGCGCCGCTCGAGCTCGACGCGGAGCTGCACGAGCGCAACTTCGGCGACTGGCGCGGCACGCCCTACGAACAGCTCGGCTTCGACCCGTTCGCTCCGGGCATGAGTCCGCCGAACGGCGAGACCTGGGAGGTGTTTCACGAGCGCGTCGTGCGCGCGTGGCGAAACGTGCTCTCCGTCGCGGCGCGCACCGACGGGCCGCTCGTGGTCGTCACGCACGGCCTCGTGTGCCGCGGCGTGATCGCCTTCCACGCGCCGCCCGCCCCCGGCCTCGCGCAGCCGGCCGGCTTCCGAAACACCTCGGTCAGCGTGCTGGAGCGCGCGCCGAGCGAATGGCGCGCGACGCTGATCGACTGCGTCGCGCACCTCGACGATGCGCGGGAGACGGGCGCGGCGTAG
- a CDS encoding CoA transferase, whose product MAGPLSGIKVVEITGIGPGPFCAMMLADLGADVLRIDRSVTVRSPLPEKPSNDVLARGRRSVGVDLKNPEGVELVLKLIDKADVLTEGFRPGVMERLGLGPEVCLKRNPKLVYGRMTGFGQEGPMAQAAGHDINYIALAGALAHIGREGDKPLPPLNLVGDFGGGGMLLALGICAALVERGRSGKGQVVDAAMVDGAATLMAFIHGFYAAGGWGERGTNLLDTGAHFYDTYETKDGKYVSLGSIEPQFYAELLEKTGLDKETLPNQMDRTQWRAMKQRLTALFKTKTRDEWCALMEGSDVCFAPVLTIPEAYKHPHNIARKTFVEVGGVTQPGPSPRFSRTPGEIKRPPPHPGQLGDEALREWGIANEDVAKLRNAKALA is encoded by the coding sequence ATGGCAGGACCGCTCTCAGGCATCAAGGTCGTCGAGATCACCGGCATCGGGCCGGGCCCGTTCTGCGCGATGATGCTCGCCGACCTCGGCGCCGACGTACTGCGCATCGACCGCTCCGTGACCGTGCGCTCGCCGCTCCCCGAGAAGCCCTCGAACGACGTGCTCGCGCGCGGCCGGCGCAGCGTCGGCGTCGATCTGAAGAATCCCGAGGGCGTCGAGCTAGTGCTGAAGCTGATCGATAAGGCCGACGTGCTCACCGAAGGCTTCCGGCCCGGCGTGATGGAGCGGCTTGGCCTCGGGCCCGAAGTCTGCTTGAAGCGCAATCCGAAGCTCGTGTACGGGCGCATGACGGGCTTCGGCCAAGAGGGCCCGATGGCTCAGGCCGCGGGCCACGACATCAACTACATCGCGCTCGCCGGCGCGCTCGCCCACATCGGCCGCGAGGGCGACAAGCCTCTGCCGCCGCTCAACCTCGTCGGCGACTTCGGCGGCGGCGGCATGCTGCTCGCCCTCGGCATCTGCGCGGCGCTGGTCGAGCGCGGCCGCTCGGGGAAGGGGCAGGTCGTCGACGCCGCGATGGTCGACGGCGCCGCCACGCTGATGGCGTTCATCCACGGCTTCTACGCCGCCGGCGGTTGGGGCGAGCGCGGCACGAACCTGCTCGATACCGGCGCCCACTTCTACGACACGTACGAGACGAAGGACGGGAAGTACGTCTCGCTCGGCTCGATCGAGCCGCAGTTCTATGCGGAGCTGCTCGAGAAGACGGGGCTCGACAAGGAGACGCTGCCGAATCAGATGGACCGCACGCAGTGGCGCGCGATGAAGCAGCGCCTGACCGCGCTCTTCAAGACCAAGACGCGCGACGAGTGGTGCGCGCTGATGGAAGGCAGCGACGTGTGCTTCGCGCCGGTGCTGACGATCCCCGAGGCGTACAAGCACCCGCACAACATCGCGCGCAAGACGTTCGTTGAGGTGGGCGGCGTGACGCAGCCCGGCCCCTCGCCGCGCTTCAGCCGCACGCCGGGCGAGATCAAGCGCCCGCCGCCGCACCCCGGGCAGCTCGGCGACGAAGCGCTGCGCGAGTGGGGCATCGCGAACGAGGACGTCGCGAAGCTGCGCAACGCGAAGGCGCTGGCGTAG
- the yhbY gene encoding ribosome assembly RNA-binding protein YhbY — translation MSTETGLQGFQRRHLRALANPLNALVQVGDSGATEAVIRAIDAALRDHELIKVRMHQPEDKHGLAEALAERSGAELCGVVGHTVILFRRNPERPRIRIPER, via the coding sequence ATGAGCACCGAGACGGGACTGCAGGGCTTCCAGCGCCGCCATCTGCGCGCGCTCGCCAATCCCCTGAACGCGCTGGTGCAGGTCGGCGACAGCGGCGCGACCGAAGCCGTGATTCGCGCCATCGACGCCGCGCTGCGCGACCACGAGCTGATCAAGGTGCGAATGCACCAGCCCGAGGACAAGCATGGGCTGGCCGAGGCTCTCGCCGAGCGCTCCGGGGCCGAGCTGTGTGGGGTCGTGGGCCATACCGTGATCCTGTTTCGTCGAAACCCGGAGCGGCCTCGCATCCGAATCCCTGAGCGATAG
- a CDS encoding transglycosylase SLT domain-containing protein has translation MENTDPASLLGRAVPESPSLLFARDVLDRRAAKLSAVEREGVARELVVAEAEHGISVLFSLALIEQESRFDPRAKGPTGSIGLMQLQPLTAREVARKHGLAWQSERTLHDPVQNVRLGLAYLAELRAKFGSTDHAMAAYNIGPNALRRLLDKRPLRHGPYLKKVHAKAEAMRGEFTVPEIAIGG, from the coding sequence GTGGAGAACACCGACCCCGCTTCGCTGCTGGGCCGCGCGGTGCCCGAGAGCCCGAGCCTCCTTTTCGCGCGCGACGTGCTCGATCGCAGGGCGGCGAAGCTGAGCGCCGTGGAGCGCGAGGGCGTGGCGCGCGAGCTGGTCGTGGCCGAGGCCGAGCACGGGATCTCCGTGCTGTTCTCGCTCGCGCTGATCGAGCAAGAGAGCCGCTTCGATCCGCGCGCGAAGGGCCCGACGGGCTCGATTGGGCTGATGCAGCTTCAGCCGCTGACTGCGCGCGAGGTCGCCCGCAAACACGGCCTCGCTTGGCAGAGCGAACGCACGCTCCACGATCCCGTGCAGAACGTGCGGCTCGGCCTCGCCTACCTCGCAGAGCTGCGCGCGAAGTTCGGCAGCACCGACCACGCGATGGCCGCCTACAACATCGGCCCGAACGCGCTGCGCCGGCTGCTCGACAAGCGCCCGCTGCGCCACGGCCCGTACCTGAAGAAGGTGCACGCCAAAGCCGAGGCGATGCGCGGCGAGTTCACGGTGCCCGAGATCGCAATCGGTGGTTGA
- the nth gene encoding endonuclease III produces the protein MPRAALREKAARIQHVLDALYPAAPIPLEHEDPFQLLVAVVLSAQCTDARVNLVTPALFAEAPNAPALAQLPAPRILRLIRTCGLAPTKARNLKALAQRLVAEHGGAVPKTFAELEALPGVGHKTASVVLSQGFGIPAFAVDTHIHRLATRWGLTSGRNVAETERDLKRLFAEESWGRVHLQIIYFGREHCPALRHDASACPICAWAAVKRRARVTVNRARKRA, from the coding sequence ATGCCGCGCGCCGCGCTTCGCGAGAAAGCTGCCCGCATCCAGCACGTGCTCGATGCGCTCTACCCCGCGGCGCCGATTCCGCTCGAGCACGAGGATCCGTTTCAGCTGCTCGTCGCGGTCGTGCTCTCGGCGCAGTGCACCGACGCGCGCGTCAACCTCGTGACGCCCGCGCTCTTCGCCGAGGCGCCGAATGCTCCGGCGCTCGCGCAGCTCCCGGCTCCGCGCATCCTGCGCCTGATTCGCACCTGCGGCCTCGCGCCGACGAAGGCGCGCAATCTGAAGGCGCTCGCGCAGCGACTCGTCGCCGAGCACGGCGGCGCGGTGCCGAAGACGTTCGCGGAGCTCGAGGCGCTGCCCGGCGTCGGGCACAAGACCGCGAGCGTCGTGCTCTCCCAGGGCTTCGGGATTCCTGCCTTCGCGGTCGACACGCACATCCACCGGCTCGCCACGCGCTGGGGATTGACGAGCGGGCGCAACGTGGCGGAGACCGAGCGCGACCTGAAGAGGCTGTTCGCGGAAGAGAGCTGGGGCCGCGTGCATCTCCAGATCATCTACTTCGGCCGCGAGCACTGCCCCGCGCTGCGCCACGATGCGAGCGCGTGCCCGATCTGCGCGTGGGCTGCGGTGAAGCGGCGCGCACGCGTTACCGTGAATCGCGCGCGCAAACGCGCCTAA
- a CDS encoding class I SAM-dependent methyltransferase, giving the protein MSTAFPPGFFDRLDETPDAQFYAFPRFVTHIDDATIAALTSHYGEILRPGADVLDLMSSWVSHLPPASALPLGRVVGIGMNADELAKNPRLSQCHVRDLNDDPRLPLEDASFDFALCAVSIQYLTRPIEVFAELARVLRPGGRAVIATSHRCFPTKAIRAWHVLAPRQRLDAIARYFAEAGGFAPAEQLDRSPEGADPLWIVTAARQ; this is encoded by the coding sequence ATGAGCACGGCCTTCCCGCCCGGCTTCTTCGATCGCCTCGACGAGACGCCCGACGCGCAGTTCTACGCGTTTCCGCGCTTCGTCACGCACATCGACGACGCCACCATCGCGGCGCTCACGAGTCATTACGGCGAGATCCTGCGCCCCGGCGCGGACGTGCTCGATCTGATGTCGAGCTGGGTCTCGCACCTGCCGCCCGCGAGCGCGCTCCCGCTCGGGCGCGTCGTCGGAATCGGCATGAACGCCGACGAGCTCGCAAAGAACCCGCGGCTCTCGCAGTGTCACGTGCGCGACCTCAACGACGATCCGCGCCTTCCGCTCGAAGACGCCAGCTTCGACTTCGCGCTGTGCGCTGTCTCGATCCAGTACCTGACGCGCCCCATCGAAGTCTTCGCCGAGCTCGCCCGCGTGCTGCGCCCCGGCGGCCGCGCCGTGATCGCCACCTCGCATCGCTGCTTCCCGACCAAGGCGATCCGCGCCTGGCACGTCCTCGCACCGCGGCAGCGCCTCGACGCGATCGCTCGATACTTCGCCGAAGCCGGCGGCTTCGCTCCCGCGGAACAGCTCGATCGCTCGCCGGAAGGCGCCGACCCGCTCTGGATCGTGACGGCGGCGCGGCAGTAA
- a CDS encoding VOC family protein has translation MTALLGLGPLQQVALPCTDLARAVAFYRDSLGLRFIAQYDPPGLAFFALGDVRLLLDRSDEAKPGGGVLYFRVANIAATHAELAARGVAFDQPPHAIFPDDAGTFGPAGETEWMAFFRDPDGNTLALASRQR, from the coding sequence ATGACGGCGCTGCTCGGGCTCGGCCCGCTCCAACAAGTCGCCCTGCCCTGCACCGACCTCGCTCGCGCGGTCGCGTTCTATCGAGACTCGTTGGGTCTGCGCTTCATCGCGCAGTACGACCCGCCCGGGCTCGCATTCTTCGCGCTCGGCGATGTGCGGCTCCTGCTCGATCGCTCGGACGAGGCAAAGCCTGGCGGCGGCGTGCTGTACTTCCGCGTCGCGAACATCGCGGCAACGCACGCAGAGCTCGCGGCGCGCGGCGTCGCCTTCGATCAGCCGCCGCACGCGATCTTCCCTGACGACGCGGGCACGTTCGGGCCTGCGGGCGAGACGGAGTGGATGGCGTTCTTTCGCGATCCCGACGGAAACACGCTCGCGCTGGCGTCGCGCCAGCGATGA
- a CDS encoding DUF4019 domain-containing protein produces the protein MTRRTLLLALCTLALACAPSGDAGDVDAATDVATEFLRALDAEPATTWRALASPLRASVPEAQWPAQIASMRAPLGDAGTRDLASALFTETLEGAPPGKYFVVEFESRFPKATCGERVTLMFEKGAWRVAGYFVRNTRTHAP, from the coding sequence ATGACGCGGCGCACGCTCCTCCTCGCGCTCTGCACCCTTGCGCTCGCGTGCGCGCCGAGCGGCGATGCGGGCGACGTCGATGCCGCGACCGACGTCGCGACCGAGTTCTTGCGCGCGCTCGACGCGGAGCCCGCGACTACGTGGCGCGCGCTCGCCTCGCCGCTGCGCGCGAGCGTGCCCGAGGCGCAGTGGCCCGCGCAGATCGCCTCGATGCGCGCGCCGCTCGGCGACGCCGGCACGCGCGACCTCGCGAGCGCGCTCTTCACCGAGACGCTCGAAGGTGCGCCGCCGGGCAAGTACTTCGTGGTCGAGTTCGAGTCGCGCTTCCCGAAGGCGACCTGCGGCGAGCGCGTGACGCTGATGTTCGAGAAAGGCGCGTGGCGCGTCGCTGGCTACTTCGTGCGCAACACGCGAACGCACGCGCCGTGA
- a CDS encoding HAD family hydrolase, with the protein MRALFFDLDGTLTDSAPGITRCLAHAFAELGAHVPDDSELRRCIGPPLDHTFRRLLPELGDAEIARAIALYRERFVAHGMYENAVYDGIPECLAALRDEGLRLFVVTAKPERFAKEIVRHFALGGFFEAVYGPSEDGVLHDKGVLVAHVLRSEGIAAERATMIGDRAHDVLGARKNGVRALGALWGYGSRTELEGAGAHALVAHPAEIARALAR; encoded by the coding sequence ATGCGCGCGCTCTTCTTCGACCTCGACGGCACGCTCACCGACTCCGCGCCGGGCATCACGCGCTGCCTCGCGCATGCGTTCGCGGAGCTGGGTGCGCACGTCCCTGATGACTCCGAGCTGCGCCGCTGCATCGGGCCGCCGCTCGATCACACGTTTCGGCGGCTGCTGCCCGAGCTCGGCGACGCGGAGATCGCGCGCGCGATCGCGCTCTATCGCGAGCGCTTCGTCGCGCACGGCATGTACGAGAACGCGGTGTACGACGGCATTCCCGAATGCCTCGCGGCGCTGCGAGACGAGGGGCTGCGGCTGTTCGTCGTGACCGCGAAGCCCGAGCGCTTCGCGAAGGAGATCGTGCGGCACTTCGCGCTCGGCGGGTTCTTCGAAGCGGTGTACGGGCCGAGCGAAGACGGAGTCCTCCACGACAAGGGTGTGCTGGTGGCGCACGTGCTGCGCAGCGAAGGCATCGCAGCCGAGCGCGCGACGATGATCGGCGACCGCGCCCACGACGTGCTCGGTGCGCGCAAGAACGGCGTGCGCGCACTCGGGGCGCTCTGGGGCTACGGCTCGCGGACGGAGCTCGAAGGCGCCGGCGCGCACGCGCTCGTCGCGCATCCCGCGGAGATCGCTCGCGCGCTGGCGCGTTGA
- a CDS encoding signal peptidase II, with amino-acid sequence MTTPTHDRSRRAAALVFLALALVTAGCDQAAKHIAREALGDGAVHEFLGGVARFQLAHNPGGFLSLGARLDPELRHAIFVFGAPALIALFLAVSYRAALASRLALAGLALVAGGGLANWADRLIHAGTVTDFVSLGVGALRTGIFNVADVAIMLGAALLLLPARQREEARDG; translated from the coding sequence ATGACGACGCCCACGCACGACCGCTCCCGACGCGCCGCCGCGCTCGTGTTCCTTGCGTTGGCGCTCGTCACGGCGGGCTGCGATCAGGCGGCGAAGCACATCGCGCGCGAGGCGCTCGGTGACGGCGCCGTGCACGAGTTCCTCGGCGGCGTCGCACGCTTCCAGCTCGCGCACAACCCGGGTGGCTTCCTCAGCCTCGGCGCGCGCCTCGACCCCGAGCTGCGCCACGCGATCTTCGTGTTCGGCGCGCCCGCGCTGATCGCGCTCTTCCTCGCGGTGTCGTACCGCGCGGCGCTCGCGAGTCGCCTCGCGCTCGCGGGCCTCGCGCTCGTCGCCGGCGGCGGGCTTGCGAACTGGGCCGATCGGCTGATCCACGCCGGCACGGTCACGGACTTCGTCAGCCTCGGCGTCGGTGCGCTGCGCACGGGCATCTTCAACGTCGCCGACGTCGCGATCATGCTGGGTGCGGCGCTGTTGTTACTGCCCGCACGTCAGCGCGAGGAAGCGCGCGATGGCTGA
- a CDS encoding GNAT family N-acetyltransferase produces the protein MKLEITAVDLTSSSDVAALLMLLDAYARDPMGGEKPLPDEVKARLVPDLRERIARGAAVVLIARRESAPVGVAVCFAGYSTFAARPLLNLHDLAVVPAARGAGVGQALLTAVDAQARARGCGKVTLEVREDNARARRLYEHTGFVDYSPGGERTRTLFLEKKL, from the coding sequence ATGAAGCTCGAGATCACCGCGGTCGACCTGACGAGCAGCTCCGACGTCGCGGCGCTGCTCATGCTGCTCGATGCCTACGCGCGCGACCCGATGGGCGGCGAGAAGCCGCTACCCGACGAAGTGAAGGCACGCCTCGTGCCCGACCTGCGCGAGCGCATCGCGCGCGGCGCCGCGGTCGTGCTGATCGCTCGCCGCGAAAGCGCGCCCGTGGGCGTGGCGGTGTGCTTCGCCGGCTACTCGACCTTCGCCGCGCGCCCGCTCCTGAATCTCCACGATCTCGCGGTCGTGCCGGCAGCGCGCGGCGCCGGTGTGGGGCAGGCACTGCTCACCGCCGTCGACGCGCAGGCCCGCGCGCGCGGCTGCGGCAAGGTCACGCTCGAGGTGCGCGAGGACAATGCGCGCGCGCGGCGGCTCTACGAGCACACCGGCTTCGTCGACTACTCGCCTGGCGGCGAGCGCACGCGCACGCTGTTTCTCGAGAAGAAGCTTTGA
- a CDS encoding DUF456 domain-containing protein → MSADLALFVVAALLVALGVAGLLLPGLPGAPLVFAGLVVAAWAEGFAYVGFWWLALLAALAALTYAVDFAASALGAKKFGASPRAVVGAVLGGFAGLFFAPRGLLLGPFAGALAAEYSLHRDWETAQRAGFGATLGLVLGGAAKIALVSVMIGIFVAVRFFGGPE, encoded by the coding sequence TTGAGCGCCGATCTCGCGCTGTTCGTGGTCGCGGCGCTGCTCGTCGCGCTCGGGGTCGCGGGGTTGTTGCTGCCGGGACTGCCCGGTGCGCCGCTGGTATTCGCGGGCCTCGTCGTCGCCGCTTGGGCGGAGGGTTTCGCGTACGTCGGCTTCTGGTGGCTCGCGCTGCTCGCAGCGCTTGCGGCACTCACGTACGCCGTCGACTTCGCGGCCAGCGCGCTCGGCGCGAAAAAATTCGGCGCCTCGCCACGCGCAGTCGTCGGCGCGGTGCTCGGCGGCTTCGCAGGGCTCTTCTTCGCCCCCCGCGGCCTCTTGTTAGGCCCGTTCGCCGGTGCGCTCGCCGCCGAGTACAGCCTGCACCGCGACTGGGAAACGGCGCAGCGCGCGGGCTTCGGCGCCACGCTCGGCCTCGTGCTCGGCGGCGCTGCGAAAATTGCGCTGGTCAGCGTGATGATCGGCATCTTCGTCGCGGTGCGTTTCTTCGGCGGTCCGGAGTGA
- a CDS encoding nuclear transport factor 2 family protein, whose translation MRILLPAALSLLITLAAAAESSDSPGAVVEAYHAALAAGDAAAAEALLAPDAIVLESGYAETRSEYLSHHLAADIEFSRAIAQRRSNVRVVREGDVAWVSSTSRAEGEFRGKPVKSEGAELIVLSHTEGRWRIRAIHWSSHAVKAAE comes from the coding sequence ATGCGCATCCTCCTCCCCGCCGCGTTGTCTCTGCTGATCACGCTCGCCGCAGCCGCCGAGTCGAGCGACTCGCCTGGCGCCGTCGTCGAGGCCTATCACGCCGCGCTCGCTGCCGGCGACGCGGCCGCCGCGGAAGCGCTGCTCGCACCCGACGCGATCGTGCTCGAGAGCGGCTACGCGGAGACGCGCAGCGAGTACCTCTCGCACCACCTCGCCGCCGACATCGAGTTCTCGCGCGCGATCGCGCAGCGGCGCAGCAACGTGCGCGTCGTCCGCGAAGGTGACGTGGCGTGGGTGAGCTCGACCTCGCGCGCCGAGGGCGAATTCCGCGGCAAGCCGGTGAAGAGCGAGGGTGCGGAGCTGATCGTTCTGTCGCACACCGAGGGGCGCTGGCGGATTCGCGCGATCCACTGGTCGTCGCACGCGGTGAAAGCCGCGGAGTGA
- a CDS encoding zinc ribbon domain-containing protein: protein MFKTCPSCGDEFVPHVELCPDCRVPLRAPGESTPAASAAPAGELREAVMLRAGDVSELRELAERLTTAGIECAIDTDPPGQNLGAATSRRAAVGAPARLALYVDANDAQAAVRVHQAWIADVVPDSGSAGEVGIIEACPGCSEPVAVGAAACASCGLEFPELQVACPQCGQGVEPAADHCGHCGYRP, encoded by the coding sequence ATGTTCAAGACCTGCCCGAGCTGCGGAGACGAGTTCGTTCCGCACGTCGAGCTGTGCCCCGATTGCCGCGTGCCGCTGCGCGCGCCGGGCGAGAGCACGCCGGCCGCGAGCGCTGCGCCCGCAGGTGAGCTGCGCGAAGCCGTGATGCTCCGCGCTGGCGACGTGAGCGAGCTGCGCGAGCTCGCCGAGCGCCTGACGACTGCGGGCATCGAGTGCGCGATCGACACGGATCCGCCGGGCCAGAACCTGGGCGCTGCGACGTCGCGACGCGCCGCGGTGGGCGCGCCCGCGCGCCTCGCGCTCTACGTCGATGCGAACGACGCGCAGGCTGCGGTCCGGGTGCATCAAGCGTGGATCGCCGACGTGGTTCCCGACTCCGGCAGCGCCGGCGAGGTCGGCATCATCGAGGCGTGTCCGGGCTGCAGCGAGCCGGTCGCGGTCGGCGCAGCGGCGTGCGCCTCGTGCGGGCTCGAGTTCCCGGAGCTGCAGGTCGCGTGTCCGCAGTGCGGCCAGGGCGTCGAGCCGGCGGCCGATCACTGCGGGCACTGCGGATATCGCCCGTGA
- a CDS encoding alpha/beta fold hydrolase, producing MRQTLGAAFISFAALIGLLALLREPPAPPPPGARGVEDVVLLHGLGRTDRAMRPLEDALTGAGYRVHNLAYPSLAKAPAELVTDIAAQVDACCARAEKLHFVTHSLGGLLVRALLAERALPNLGRVVMLAPPNNGSEYGDLAREASASAAELVPAIAALGTDPEGFARTLPPPHYEVGVIAGTRSVNPLDVSLVAGESDGAVSVASTQLPGMADFIALDATHSSIRRKPDVHAQVIAFLREGRFASEPQPVSAGVLGTSPR from the coding sequence GTGAGGCAGACGCTCGGCGCCGCGTTCATCTCGTTCGCAGCGCTCATCGGTCTGCTCGCGCTCCTCAGGGAACCTCCCGCGCCCCCGCCGCCGGGCGCGCGCGGCGTCGAGGACGTGGTGCTGCTGCACGGCCTCGGCCGCACGGATCGCGCGATGCGTCCGCTCGAAGACGCGCTCACGGGCGCGGGCTACCGCGTGCACAACCTCGCGTACCCGTCGCTCGCGAAGGCGCCGGCCGAGCTTGTTACGGACATCGCGGCGCAGGTGGACGCCTGCTGCGCGCGCGCCGAGAAGCTGCACTTCGTGACGCACTCGCTCGGCGGCCTGCTCGTGCGCGCGCTGCTCGCGGAGCGCGCGCTGCCGAACCTCGGGCGCGTGGTGATGCTCGCGCCGCCCAACAACGGCAGCGAGTACGGCGACCTCGCGCGCGAAGCGAGCGCGAGCGCCGCCGAGCTCGTGCCTGCGATCGCGGCGCTCGGCACCGACCCCGAGGGCTTCGCACGCACCCTGCCGCCGCCGCACTACGAGGTGGGCGTGATCGCGGGCACGCGTAGCGTCAACCCGCTCGACGTGAGCCTCGTGGCTGGCGAGAGCGACGGCGCCGTGTCCGTGGCGAGCACGCAGCTGCCGGGCATGGCCGACTTCATCGCGCTCGACGCCACCCATTCCTCGATCCGCCGCAAACCCGATGTGCACGCGCAGGTGATCGCGTTCCTGCGCGAAGGCCGATTCGCGAGCGAGCCGCAGCCGGTGAGCGCAGGCGTGCTCGGAACCAGCCCGCGCTGA
- a CDS encoding glutathione S-transferase, giving the protein MTNAPALVLHMFPSSHYNEKARWALDWKGLAHTRIPYLPGPHAPQIQRLSRQQATPVLQMGARVIPGSAAIIDALEREFPQRALYPADPVQRERALELQRELDEEVGPAVRTVVFSALVPELDYLCAMFTKGQPRWKRGVYRALLPLVSPVIARANGVTAENVPRAFERTQRALDDVARLVGPSGQIVGDAFSVADLTTAALLAPIVRLEHPDMKQPQPIPARVAELLARFEKHAAVQWVQQQYAKHRPASCAVA; this is encoded by the coding sequence ATGACGAACGCCCCCGCGCTCGTTCTGCACATGTTTCCGTCGTCGCACTACAACGAGAAGGCGCGCTGGGCGCTCGATTGGAAGGGGCTCGCGCACACGCGCATTCCGTACCTGCCCGGCCCGCACGCGCCGCAGATTCAGCGACTCTCGCGCCAGCAGGCGACACCGGTGCTCCAGATGGGCGCGCGCGTGATTCCCGGCTCTGCCGCGATCATCGATGCGCTCGAGCGCGAGTTCCCGCAGCGCGCGCTCTACCCCGCGGATCCCGTGCAGCGCGAGCGCGCGCTCGAGCTGCAGCGCGAGCTCGACGAGGAAGTCGGCCCCGCGGTGCGCACGGTCGTCTTCTCGGCGCTCGTCCCCGAGCTCGACTACTTGTGCGCGATGTTCACCAAGGGGCAACCGCGCTGGAAACGCGGCGTCTACCGCGCACTTCTTCCCCTCGTGAGCCCCGTGATCGCGAGAGCCAACGGCGTGACGGCAGAGAACGTGCCGCGCGCATTCGAGCGCACGCAGCGAGCGCTCGACGACGTAGCGCGGCTCGTGGGCCCGAGCGGGCAGATCGTGGGCGACGCGTTCAGCGTGGCGGACCTAACAACCGCCGCGCTGCTCGCGCCGATCGTGCGCCTCGAGCATCCCGACATGAAGCAGCCGCAGCCGATCCCCGCGCGCGTCGCGGAGCTCCTCGCTCGCTTCGAGAAGCACGCCGCGGTGCAGTGGGTGCAGCAGCAATACGCGAAGCACCGGCCCGCCTCGTGCGCGGTGGCGTAG
- a CDS encoding aquaporin — protein sequence MQKYVAEAVGTFALVFAGTGAIVIDDVTGAVTHPGVAAVFGLVVAAMIYAVGDVSGAHFNPAVTFGFWLARRLPAREVAPYVASQLVGAFTASFALRLLFASHETLGATLPAGSELQSFALEVVITFVLMFVILGVTAGPRENPLAGVAIGAAVWLCALFAGPICGASMNPARSLAPALVSGTLASLWLYVAAPLLGAALAVAATRLVRGTSEAQPGLHS from the coding sequence ATGCAGAAGTACGTGGCCGAAGCGGTCGGCACCTTCGCGTTGGTGTTCGCGGGGACCGGCGCGATCGTGATCGATGACGTGACCGGCGCGGTGACACATCCCGGTGTCGCCGCCGTGTTCGGGCTCGTGGTCGCAGCCATGATCTACGCCGTCGGCGACGTCTCGGGCGCGCACTTCAACCCCGCCGTGACGTTCGGCTTCTGGCTCGCGCGAAGGCTGCCCGCGCGCGAGGTCGCGCCGTACGTCGCGAGCCAGCTGGTGGGCGCGTTCACCGCGAGCTTCGCGCTGCGCCTCCTGTTCGCGTCGCACGAGACGCTCGGCGCGACGTTGCCGGCGGGCAGCGAGCTGCAGAGCTTCGCGCTCGAAGTGGTGATCACGTTCGTCCTGATGTTCGTGATCCTCGGAGTCACCGCGGGCCCGCGCGAGAACCCGCTCGCGGGCGTTGCGATCGGCGCCGCGGTGTGGCTGTGCGCGCTCTTCGCGGGACCGATCTGCGGTGCGTCGATGAACCCCGCGCGTTCGCTCGCGCCGGCGCTCGTGTCGGGAACGCTCGCGAGCCTCTGGCTGTACGTCGCCGCGCCGCTGCTCGGCGCCGCGCTCGCGGTCGCCGCGACGCGCCTTGTCAGGGGAACCAGCGAGGCTCAGCCCGGGCTCCACTCGTAG